TGTTTTTTGATCATGGGATTTATCTTACCTCTTTATTGATATATttgaatcaaaaaaaaaaacatcaacaacaatgaaattttaaattaaaaattaacaaaaatatatttttcaacaTTCCCCGCATAATTTTCAATTTCCAATTTTCCAAGGGAACATAGTATTGTACTATATTCAACATGAAGAACTTTTCGTGTTTGAGCCTCATACTTAATGCACATGTACTTCAACTTGAGATCATAGGAACTAAATTGAGCCACAACCACCAAAACCAAGCTTTATAACACGTGAAACATGAATGTTCATTAAAGTTATAATCGATGGTTGCTCTTTGTGACATTCAGCACATATCTTGTTTTATGAGTGTCAATCAGATATAAGTCCAAATCCCATAGAGGTGACCCTACCTCCACATTCACTAAGGTGAACTCTCAAAGGGTGATATGTGACCATTGTCATTGAGTTCATTAATTTAGAGATATTTTTAACCTCTACTTTATACACAATTTAGATTTTAAGTACACCAGATAGTAGGATTAAGAATGGAACAACTCCACAATGAAAATAGTTTTGGTTTTACATGTTGAATTCCCTTCATTGGATCACCATTCAGTTGGACACATGTGTCCATTATCATAACGAAAGATTCCTCAAAACGTACCAAGTAGTTGTTGATGAGTGAACCTTATGTAAGCAATTGAAAATGATGTTTGGCTATTGATTTATTTATATCTATTCCACGTGTCTTGTACAGATTTTGCACAACCTTGGGTAAACTGGAGAACCATAAATGATTTCATTTTCAACAAATTGGTTGAATTTGTTGCCGTAATATCTAAAGCTTGTTTGGTACATTGTATAGTATATATAAATCCTGATAATATTATGTCTGATAGAATAAGATCTGATAAAAACTTAATATTATTCAACATTTGGCCATACATTCATACACTATATAACATATCATATCGCTTTTCATTAATAAAATCACATGTTTGGTGGAGGACGATAATGAAAGTATAGATGGTGACAACGAAGTGTGGTGGTTGTGGCAACGGTAACAACAATGGTGATGGATGGTGGCGATAgagtggtggtagtggcgatgAAAGTGGAGTGACAATGCtagatttaataattttatcattttaatgtatacaAGTTGATTAATGAATAAATCTAGTACAATGTTAgcacgaaaaaaaaaatattgatgaaTCTAGCTATATACGATCAAGCATATTGCATGATGTACAAATTATAAGCTCAATAACCAACTTTCACGATTGTGGTGGGAGGGGTAACTGATCACTTTATTAATTGAGTCAAGAGTAGAAATAAATGTTGAAAATGAAGGTCCAGTTCGTATCTAAGCATTTGTAATTATTAACAACTAactactaacatttgcctataaaaaaaactaacttcCACGGTTGGACGAGGCTTGTGCTCAATCAAAGCAGTAGCCGCAGGGTAGTTAAGATGATGGcccctccaccaccatcatctcTTCTCTCCTCTGCTCCTCCTCTAATATTTCTCTGGGAAGGAAAGCAGAAAAAATAACTTTCCTGATATAATTTTGCATTGGGATGCCGCATATATTTCCGTTATGGTAACAAACAAAACGGGCAGAGATAAGGAGTATAGATTAGAGATTACTGGTATATATGGAGGTTTCACAGTACTTGAGGGTCTGCAAAGGTACCCTTAACCTTCTGCATCACAAGCTGGTTGGTCATCATGCACGCAGAGAAGCTAGCTTTGCGCTAGCTTTGCTCTGTACACGTAGACGTAGTGCTGTTCTTGCTGCTGCAGTCATGTCACTGACGCGGAAGCTTGTCGGTTGGAGGACGCACCGGAATCTGTGCATGCATGTCCCTTGAAATATATTTTCACTAGTTAAATATTTTAGCAATTACTACTAACTAGCAACAGAACTATTCCGTTTAtagcaaaaaataaaaatcaaccaTATATCAACGGTTTTTTACTTCGTATCAACAACTcgcttttcaaaaaataaaaaaccaaaagaGCAGTTTTGCAGAAAGTTAATTAGTTTATTGCTTAGGGTACGTGCATAATGCTTATCCTAAATGAATGCTGAGTCAACAGTACCAACAAGTAAACACTGACACAGCACGGTGGCATTGCTTGAAACGAGACACACGTACAGCTCCACGCCAACCTACCCACCACCGCTTTTCCTCATTCGCCGCACCTTCATTCTTTCCACCGCTCAAATATAAGAAACTCTTTGACATTTATTTCGTTTTAACATTctcttttttaattaatttgaattcaTATAGGTCACACAAATGGAGAGTGAGACTCATATCAATTTAATGGACCTACATGGGTTTTGAATAAATTAAAGAATGTGTCATAAAAAGGGTGTTAAAAAAGTGCTGTTAGATTTTCTTATCTGATTTTTCACCGACAAAACCAAATCTAAAGTTGGAAGAAGTTTttgaataaattatttataattatcCATTTTCAGTTAATGGACAACCATTGCACACATTTGGGCCACGTGTGGTTGATCTACATGTCTGGTTGGGTGAAACTTATTGCATGCGTGCTTAATAggatcatatatatataatttttaatgtGAACTACTATTGATTTTATTCTTGCATGCACATTATATTGTCACATTGCAAAGTCGACAGATATAAGTTGTGTCTACAAGTTAGGGTCATTAGGACTATAGGAATATGTGCATCTATTTCCGTGTTGGCTAAAGCAACAATCTGTACAATcagaataattatatcttctcacctcaaaaatgaggtgtggagaggtagagaaagagaaatatgaaaaaagaagagagaaaataaagatgtaATAGGTGATTTAATTGATagataaaaaagaaatatatagaAATGAAGGTCGAAAATAAACGGAGAGATGTACATATCATAACTCGTAcaataagttaaaaaaaaaaaaaaaactcgtaCAATCAATATGTAAGTTTGTCAAATATTTGGAGTGCACATAGACTAATGAAATATATGAACATCGCCAGTTCTCTGAAAAATTCCAGTCGCAATAATAACAGATTTTGATAGAAACACAACCACACAATCATTTGGTTTGACCTAGGGACATGATTTATGAGGTAGAGTTGCAGGAGTAGCAATATATGATAGCATGAAACAAAATTGAATAGAACttcttttaattattaatccaCGAAGTCAAGTCataaagtgcatgtttggaaattcttaaaattgagttttaagtaaaaaacaattttaggggTGGGTTTCTATGAATAGCTCCAGGTTATGATAAttgattttaagaaaaataagttAATTCAAACATGATAAAAGTCTTACACGGCTTCCCCCCACAACAACTTATAATGTAGAAGCCTGCAAGCTGCAGGTCGTGAAGGATGAAGCGTCGAGTTGTCAGCAAGATATAGGTTCCAGTTCTAGACTTTGTGAGGCACCAATAGTCAGATGAGTCACAATAGTTTTATCATACTCAACTTGAAGAGGATTAGCCTCAGACGTAAGGTCCATGACAGTCTTTGTCGGTTTTGGGGGCGACGTCTTCGAAGCAGCAGTAACAAATGTGGGGGAGGGTTCGCAAAATTTGGAGACGACACTTGTGTCAAAGATAAGGATGGTGGGACACGGCGAGGCCGCCTAAAAGGAAGCCGCAACAAGGAGGAcaaacttctgaaggattttcTAGAGCTAGTTACAAGCAATGATGAGGTCACTACTAGGGGCGAAAAGAGTTTGGTTAATGGGCAAAGAGTTAGGGTTGCGTCCTACGGGGTTCAGAGACTCTTATGCTTAAGGGCTTAAAGGCCCATATTAGGTGAGATATCCCTAATTTGTCTTGAGGGTGCCTTGGTTTGGGGTGGTTTGGTTGGTTTTTTGTCGGTTTGGTTTGTTTCATATGGGTTGACATATTTTTGCAATTGTTCATTAATaaagttttatttaattttttttacatacattctaaaatacaaacaaataagtgactttttaaaaaggaaaataagtGAGATGTTCTTTTTTTAAAGTATGTGAGATTgaaattgaatttaaattttattatccaCTTACTGGGTGTAAAATTTGTTTGCAGATATATTCAATTAAAGAGATAAGAATGAGAAGAGAAGACAGAGAAATGAttgatatgatttgtgatgtgaCATGAAATGcaaagagagatatgaagaaaaatatgtgaaatgagatgagagagaaattgaAGTGTGTATAAATTATTACTCGTGGCATAATATAACTGGATATTAGTGTGAACTATTTTACACACAAGATGCATTAAAATTATactttttgaaatttgaatggaAGTAAAAGTTTTAAAAATCATGAGGTTCCCAACAAAATGTTTCTCAAGGGAGGCCGCATTCTTTCAGGTCAACAATGCTCTACTTCTAGTTGCTCGCTATATGACGGACGAGCTTCCCTATACCCTAGGCTGTGGTTGCTCGTCAAAGCTCCAACCCAACAAGTCATAATAGATGGTAAATATTGAGTAAATCACTCTAGTTTTAAGTGGTCTAATAATATTTTGACATATGTCATGAACTAAAATTTTCTAAAAGTTATTTTCTTCAAAGTAAATCTTgagtgatttaaaaaaaaattatatgccaACTATTTGTAAAAAGAATAATTAGGATTcactattatttttttttacatcgaaaaatTAGGACTCACTATTTAGAcacattattaataaatataaataagattaAAGAAACGTGGCAAAATAGGCGTGACTGGAGCACCTTCTACAACCAGGGCCTCTCGAATTGGCTCTACAGAAATCTAGGTAACCGCTGTGTGAACAATTCGGGTTTCAATTGGTCTACCCTCTTTGGCATCATTGCATGGCAATTATGGAAAGATAGATGTGATCTCATCTTCAACAACCACATTACCTTGCCTTGTAACTTGATCATAAGTATTTCAAGCCTTGCTGCTGACATCTCCAGGAATCTTAGCATCCCAAATGACTTCTCCAATTTACATATGCAGTTATCCCCTGTGTCCTGGAGGAAGCCTCCTATTGGAACCTGGAAAATTAACTGTGATGGATCCTTCCTGAGACACAACGGAAGCACAGCTTGTGGTGGACTGATTCGAAACCATGAAGGGAAGCTCATTAAGGGCTTTGCAAGCAGACTCTGTGAGGGAAACCCCCTCGCTGCAgaaattgggggggggggggttatcAAAGGTTTGAAGCTGGCCAAGGATCTCAATCTCAACCGTGTAGAAGTGGAACTAGATTCCAAGGAGGCTTTTGAGTTAATCACTAACAGATGCCCCTCTGCCCACCCGAATGCTTCTTTAATTAACAGAGGTGACTTTTGATGATCAAACTGTCCCTCATTTCCTTATTAGTCTGTTGAAAGATAATGAAAATCTTCCCTTAGACTAtcttagttttgtttttttgggtGTCAGACCCtccaaattatcaaaaaaaaaaaaaaacgtggcAAAATAAGATAGGTTATTCGTATAACACTAGGAGTATAAATAAAAATCCTGTAAGCAATTTCACAATATTGTATTGCGAGCACTCAGCGctcttctctcactctcaccgcTCTCGCTCTCGCTCTCGCTCTCGCTGCAGCAACCATGGAGTTTTGGGGTAACactgctctctctctcttctcccctcttcccctaaccctaaccctaaccctACTCGTATCTCTCATCGTTTACCTTCTGTATGTTGATTTTCCCTTTTTTCACTGTGAAATCATTTCAACTAGTACTAATCGTTGATCGTTCGTTTTATGGGAGCGAAGTTTCTGTTTGCATGTGTTGTTGAACTCGTGCTTTTGCTGTGTCTATTACATTACCCTGTCTCTTCACCATGGATATTTCGATTTTCGATTTTGTGTATGGTTTTTCTGCATGATTAATGTCATTAGGTTTTGTGAATTTTGGTTTATGGAGAAAATTTGCGGAATTACGATATGGTTAGGGTTTTGGTCACAATTATCATCACCAACGATCCTGCTTGTTATTTAGCACCACCACCATGTAGTAATTGTTTGTTGACTGAAACAACATTGTTGTCTTTTGCATCCTCGTAGATATATAGTTTTTCACTTCACAGGTCTGTCATCAAGTGATGGAGTTTGTGAACAAATTCATCACAGTACCAAAATTTGAGGGATATTGAAGGATACTTCTATTTGAATGTGTCttcctttaaaatatttgaaTCTCAAGTTTCTGTTGTAGTTTAGATACAATGTAGTACAGTATTTTATATCAACTTTTGATAATGAGGTTTTTAGGGTGGTTCTTGAATCTTGAGCAGTTGCAAAATTAGTTCATTTGTTTTGCTGTTTGGTTTTTTGCATCCTGTTCATTACAGTATCAAACCATGGTTGTATGATAGAAGCACAGATTTTGATACCAAATTTCCGTAGAGATTTGTATTGATGTTACATTCCAGGGTGATATTGATACTTGATACCCTAACAGGCATTTATAACTTAACATCGGATGTCTATTATCCTTTATAGGTGTTGAGGTGAAAAGTGGAGAATCTCTCAAGGTTGATCCGGAAGATGACAAGATTGTCCACCTTTCAATGGTATATGCTTTGATTAATGACACATCAGCATTGATTCATTCTTCTTACTTGAAACTGATAATGGTTTTGTTGACATGATTAATTCTCATGTGACAGGCATGTCTGGGCGATGTCAGTAAGGATAAAGGGAGTGAAGCTGTATCCGTCTACGTGAAGTTTGGTGACCAGAAGCTTGCACTCGGAACACTCTCTGCTGATAAGTACCCTCAGATATCTTAtgatttgatatttgagaaGGAATTCGAGCTATCCCATAACTGGAAACATGGCAGTGTCTTCTTTACTGGATTTAAAGCTGAATCTCAGGCTGTATCATATCCTTTTTAATGCTATTTTACTTTGATAGGAGATTAAATATTGTCTTAGCAGTTAATATTAGTGCATTTTATGTCTCAGTTCTCACATAAATACTTTATATCCTTGACTTCATTCTTCTTCTATCATTACTGACGGTGACGATGAAGATTCTGATGGTGAGATACTCTTCCTGATAtagttttattattattttaccaTTTACTTGCCTCTCAACTAATTCTATCACCTTTATTGTAGATTCTGATGGTGAAGATATCCCAATTAGTGTTTCCAATGGTAAATATACCCATCTTGTGTAGTTCTATTTTCTTAAAGCAGTTTATTTGAGGGGCACAGTCCCCTTACCCTAAACCAAAAAAAGCAGTTTCTATAGTTTATATTTTGAACATTTATGTAGGGAAACCTGAGATTGAGGTGAAGAATAGTGCCAAGCCTAATGCAAATGAGGCTAAACAAAAGGAGAAGATAACAGATCTGAAAAAGAATGAGAACAATAAGGGAAAAGCTGCAATtgctgaagatgaagaagattctTCTGGATCTGACACTGATAATACTAGTGAAGATGAGGTATTCATATAATCTAGAACGtgatttataatatttaatggATTGTTAATTGTCTGAAAGTTTATTATGTGAATAGATGCTGATGCACAGATTTGTTTGATAGGATCTAATCTTCCAGCTGCTATTATTGAATGAAATTAATTGCTTTGACAAAACTGGTGATTAGTCAGAAAAGGCAGAATACTCAGTTTTTGTGCCAAAAATGCATGGCTATGCCGTTGCTAGATATATGAGAGAAACTTTATCCTTTACAACTAAAGCATTCCTGTGATGATTCCTTTGGTTGGAACCGCATACAAGCATTAAGCATGCACAAAGTCATTACTTGTGCACATTCCCGCATATAAGAGGATTTGGTTTTCACATGTATTTTTGCTCTTGTTTTTATTCCCGTTAGTTGTATTCTCTCATGCTATTAGATCAGTTTGTGACAATAGAGTTTATGCATAATTATTATAGTTCGGATTGGTTAGCGGTTGTTCAACTTTTCCCCAGAATCCCTTACTCATGAGTCTGCTGCTCTGTCATGATAATAGTCCTCAACTGCGTGTTCCAagtttgattttaaaatatGCTTGTCTGTCCTATGTGTTTGTAATTTGAATGATCAAATCTAGTAACCAAAACAATTGAATGATCAAATCTGCTGGCCTATCATGATAACAGTCCTCAACAGCCATAATTCTGATCAGTGATTTAGATTATAGGATATTTTAAATTACTGGTATTTATGTTTGTTTTGTTAATTATTGCTGTCTTTTCCTATAATGTATTGTTTAGCCAATGCCAAATGGTGGGGTAGATAGtagtgaagatgatgatgatagcgATGACGACGATGATGAAGAcgatgatgaggatgaggatgatgacGACGATGATGAGGAAACACCCAAGAAGGTAAAGAGGGACTATACTTTGCTTCAtatttgttgttgattttgaatTTAACTTTTGTTTTGTTATAGGCTGAAGGGAGCAAGAAGCGGGTCCTTGATTCTCCTAAGAACACCCCTGTTCCTGTGAAGAAAGCGAAATTTGTTACTCCTCAGAAGACTGgtcagttttttgtttttgggtacTCATTCTTGTGTGAGATTTGTTTTTGTGAATTGTAGATTATGTTTTTCACCCCCATGTGCAGCATTTT
This is a stretch of genomic DNA from Lotus japonicus ecotype B-129 chromosome 1, LjGifu_v1.2. It encodes these proteins:
- the LOC130730240 gene encoding histone deacetylase HDT1-like; translated protein: MEFWGVEVKSGESLKVDPEDDKIVHLSMACLGDVSKDKGSEAVSVYVKFGDQKLALGTLSADKYPQISYDLIFEKEFELSHNWKHGSVFFTGFKAESQAVSDGDDEDSDDSDGEDIPISVSNGKPEIEVKNSAKPNANEAKQKEKITDLKKNENNKGKAAIAEDEEDSSGSDTDNTSEDEPMPNGGVDSSEDDDDSDDDDDEDDDEDEDDDDDDEETPKKAEGSKKRVLDSPKNTPVPVKKAKFVTPQKTDSKNVAHVATPYPKQAGKASASTKQPAKPQTPKSGGEYSCKPCNRSFKTEDALGSHNKAKHSAAK